In Coriobacteriaceae bacterium, a single window of DNA contains:
- the dut gene encoding dUTP diphosphatase, giving the protein MSNITVNIKRLDPTVELPKYAHPTDAGLDLRANEDCTLKPFERRLVSTGLAIALPDGYAGFVQPRSGLAIKQGLSIVNTPGLIDAHYRGELKVILINLDPINNIQINKGDRIAQLVIQEVPTVNLVEVDELDKTDRGNGGFGSSGVS; this is encoded by the coding sequence ATGTCCAACATTACCGTTAACATTAAGCGTCTCGATCCCACGGTCGAGCTTCCCAAATACGCACATCCCACGGATGCCGGCCTTGACCTCCGTGCCAACGAAGACTGCACCCTCAAGCCCTTTGAGCGCCGCTTGGTCTCCACTGGCTTGGCCATTGCGCTGCCCGATGGCTACGCCGGCTTTGTCCAGCCCCGTAGCGGCCTAGCCATTAAGCAGGGCCTGTCTATAGTCAACACGCCCGGTCTCATCGACGCCCACTATCGAGGTGAACTTAAGGTCATCCTCATCAACCTGGACCCCATCAACAATATCCAGATCAACAAAGGCGACCGCATCGCCCAACTCGTCATCCAAGAAGTCCCCACGGTCAATCTCGTAGAAGTAGACGAACTAGACAAAACCGACCGAGGCAACGGAGGCTTCGGCTCCAGTGGCGTATCCTAG
- the nrdR gene encoding transcriptional regulator NrdR yields MRCPKCGKAHTRVVDSRMQESNNTIKRRRECCSCNYRFTTFERCEDPIEVIKSDGSKQRFDRNKLLVGLMRATIKRDIDTKKLNEIIDDIEVELRSRTLTAVTSHELGDMVLKRLAKIDKVAYIRFASVYRDFKDVDEFLQELDKLR; encoded by the coding sequence ATGCGCTGTCCCAAATGCGGTAAGGCACATACCCGCGTTGTCGATTCCCGTATGCAGGAGTCGAACAACACTATCAAGCGTCGTCGCGAATGCTGTTCGTGCAATTATCGTTTTACGACGTTCGAGCGCTGCGAAGATCCCATCGAGGTTATCAAATCCGACGGGTCTAAGCAGCGGTTCGATCGCAACAAGCTGCTGGTCGGCCTGATGCGCGCCACGATTAAGCGCGATATCGACACGAAAAAGCTCAACGAGATCATCGATGATATCGAGGTGGAGTTGCGTTCGCGTACGCTGACGGCTGTTACGTCCCACGAACTGGGCGATATGGTGCTCAAGCGCCTGGCCAAGATCGACAAGGTGGCCTACATTCGCTTTGCCTCGGTCTATCGCGATTTCAAAGACGTCGACGAGTTTTTGCAAGAGCTCGACAAGCTAAGGTGA
- a CDS encoding LysM peptidoglycan-binding domain-containing protein: MNAADMVQGNLALKLEAPATPAFTVVKGGRSHFQAVATKPVRTQRAVAASAPVALKASTIVAVAVAFTLFFVLATSVFSARHAAYADSVANVTYETVRVQSGDSLWSLAQEHPIDGLSTQETSDMIRSVNHLDRGSLDAGAVLKVPARS; the protein is encoded by the coding sequence ATGAACGCAGCGGATATGGTCCAGGGAAACCTCGCTCTTAAGCTCGAGGCGCCCGCCACGCCTGCCTTTACGGTCGTGAAGGGCGGACGCTCTCATTTTCAGGCCGTGGCCACTAAACCCGTTCGCACCCAGCGTGCGGTCGCTGCTTCGGCTCCTGTTGCCCTGAAGGCCTCGACGATTGTTGCTGTTGCTGTAGCGTTCACCCTGTTCTTTGTGCTCGCCACGTCAGTCTTTTCTGCTCGTCACGCAGCATATGCCGATTCCGTAGCCAACGTCACCTACGAAACGGTTCGTGTGCAGTCCGGCGATTCTCTGTGGTCGCTTGCCCAGGAGCATCCCATCGATGGCCTTTCCACACAGGAGACTTCCGACATGATTCGTAGCGTCAATCACCTCGATCGCGGCTCTCTTGATGCTGGTGCAGTTCTGAAAGTTCCGGCCCGTTCGTAA
- the lexA gene encoding transcriptional repressor LexA, producing the protein MARKITKRQQQIYDFIKEYQQEKGYPPSVREMASAVGLSSPSTVHAHLSALEARGLLKRDATKPRALELFDEDGSSVSISKSDEPTAPRGTVSLPLVGRVAAGIPILAEQNIEDTFTIPTEIATDQGSFILEVHGNSMINVGIYNGDYIIVREQKSAMNGEIVVAMIDGSATVKTFYKEQGRVRLQPENDTMEPIYATNPTILGKVVGLMRRFS; encoded by the coding sequence ATGGCTCGCAAAATTACCAAGCGTCAGCAGCAAATTTACGACTTCATCAAGGAATATCAGCAGGAGAAGGGCTATCCGCCCAGTGTACGCGAGATGGCTTCGGCTGTGGGCCTTTCCTCCCCTAGCACCGTACATGCGCATCTCTCCGCACTCGAAGCACGCGGCTTGCTCAAGCGTGACGCCACCAAGCCTCGCGCTCTCGAGCTCTTTGACGAGGACGGATCTTCCGTATCCATCTCAAAGTCCGATGAGCCCACGGCGCCCCGCGGAACCGTATCGCTGCCTCTCGTAGGCCGTGTCGCCGCAGGAATTCCTATTCTTGCCGAGCAGAATATCGAGGACACCTTTACCATCCCAACCGAGATCGCAACGGACCAGGGGTCCTTTATCCTCGAGGTCCACGGCAATTCGATGATTAACGTCGGTATCTATAACGGCGACTACATCATCGTTCGCGAACAGAAGAGTGCCATGAATGGCGAGATTGTCGTGGCCATGATCGATGGTTCCGCAACGGTCAAAACGTTCTATAAGGAGCAGGGGCGTGTTCGCCTGCAGCCCGAAAACGACACCATGGAGCCTATCTACGCGACAAATCCCACGATTCTGGGCAAGGTCGTCGGTTTGATGCGCCGGTTTTCGTAA
- a CDS encoding DUF1624 domain-containing protein, translated as MQKRITVFDTIRGFTMLSMAGFHACYDLAYLYGWDMPWFTQTIFQDIWRASISWVFLLIAGWMCTLSRNNIKRAAKYAAAALVVWVATTLVSVDDSVNFGIIFCMAACTAIVALARPVLDRVPAIWGITICLILFACTWSIPKAVYPIPYLAWLGFPDPDFVSGDYYPLIPFFFMYLAGFFAARTAQKANRKAPAWAYANPIPALASLGCHALPFYLLHQPIILGVLELIYSVR; from the coding sequence ATGCAAAAACGCATCACGGTCTTTGATACCATTCGCGGGTTTACCATGCTGTCGATGGCGGGATTTCATGCCTGCTACGACCTTGCCTACCTATATGGTTGGGACATGCCCTGGTTTACCCAGACCATCTTCCAAGACATCTGGCGCGCTAGCATCAGTTGGGTATTTTTGCTTATTGCCGGCTGGATGTGCACCCTCTCGCGCAACAACATCAAGCGTGCCGCCAAATATGCCGCTGCCGCTTTAGTTGTATGGGTCGCAACGACGCTTGTCTCAGTCGATGACTCGGTGAACTTCGGCATCATTTTCTGCATGGCGGCATGCACTGCCATTGTTGCACTCGCGCGCCCGGTTCTCGATAGGGTGCCTGCAATATGGGGTATAACGATTTGCCTCATACTCTTTGCCTGTACCTGGAGCATTCCTAAAGCGGTCTACCCTATCCCCTATCTAGCTTGGCTGGGTTTCCCAGATCCAGACTTTGTCTCCGGTGATTACTATCCGCTCATACCCTTCTTCTTTATGTACCTCGCAGGCTTCTTTGCCGCTCGAACGGCACAAAAAGCAAACCGCAAAGCGCCAGCATGGGCCTATGCGAATCCCATCCCGGCGCTCGCGAGCCTCGGATGCCATGCACTACCGTTCTATCTGCTCCATCAACCGATTATCTTGGGTGTGCTGGAGCTGATTTATTCCGTTCGGTAA
- the hflX gene encoding GTPase HflX, which yields MARFPLVPTAPEPERAILVGVEWRDNAWPLDRSLDELERLAHTAGAQCVARLSQRLVKPYPKSFIGSGKVEELCGLVHRMDADVVIFDDDLTPSQQSYLEKAVGEPVKIIDRTALILDIFGLHAQTREGRLQVQLAQLQYLLPRLRGMWSHLAKEQTRGGIGSRFGQGESQLEVDRRLIRNKIAALRRELKQVEQRRDVQSKSRIESPAFRVALAGYTNAGKSTLLNRLTGSTVLSQDKLFATLDPTTRSYRLPGGRGMTITDTVGFIQKLPHGLVDAFKSTLSEVLGADLILKVVDASDEDYERQLEAVDRVLDEIGAGERLTLTVFNKIDLLDSVDRLSFRRRYPEAVLFSAQTGEGLDDLVDRIARDAAATDVLLSADIPYREGALITLVHEQGTLLHEEYLEGGVRIVAKLPIRIAPRLERYRTE from the coding sequence ATGGCTCGTTTCCCTTTGGTCCCCACGGCGCCTGAACCCGAGCGCGCCATCTTGGTTGGTGTTGAGTGGCGCGATAACGCCTGGCCGCTCGACCGTTCGCTCGACGAGCTCGAGCGTCTAGCCCACACTGCTGGGGCCCAATGCGTTGCACGCTTGTCTCAGCGCCTGGTCAAGCCCTATCCCAAATCGTTTATCGGCTCCGGAAAGGTCGAGGAGCTGTGCGGTTTGGTGCATCGCATGGATGCGGATGTTGTTATCTTCGACGACGACCTGACTCCTTCACAGCAGTCCTATCTTGAGAAAGCCGTGGGCGAACCGGTCAAGATTATTGACCGTACGGCGTTGATTTTGGATATCTTTGGTCTGCATGCCCAGACGCGTGAGGGCCGCTTGCAGGTGCAGCTGGCACAGTTGCAGTACCTGTTGCCTCGTTTGCGAGGTATGTGGAGCCACCTTGCCAAGGAACAGACGCGTGGCGGTATTGGCTCGCGCTTTGGCCAGGGCGAAAGCCAACTCGAGGTCGACCGTCGTCTGATTCGCAATAAGATCGCTGCGCTTCGACGCGAACTGAAACAGGTTGAACAGCGCCGCGATGTGCAATCGAAAAGCCGTATTGAATCGCCAGCGTTTCGCGTTGCGTTGGCTGGCTACACCAATGCCGGCAAGTCGACGCTGCTTAATCGTTTGACGGGATCCACGGTACTTTCGCAGGATAAGCTGTTTGCCACGCTCGATCCTACAACGCGCTCGTACCGTTTGCCCGGTGGTCGTGGCATGACGATCACCGATACCGTCGGCTTTATTCAAAAGCTGCCACATGGCCTGGTCGACGCGTTTAAATCTACGCTTTCCGAGGTGCTCGGCGCCGATTTGATTCTTAAAGTTGTAGATGCTTCCGATGAGGATTATGAGCGTCAGCTCGAGGCGGTTGATCGTGTCCTTGACGAGATTGGTGCCGGTGAGCGCCTGACGCTTACTGTGTTCAATAAAATTGATCTGCTCGATAGCGTCGACCGCTTGAGCTTCCGCCGGCGCTATCCCGAGGCGGTGCTGTTCTCGGCTCAGACGGGTGAGGGTCTTGATGACTTAGTCGACCGCATCGCTCGTGATGCGGCCGCTACGGATGTGTTGCTCTCGGCCGATATTCCGTATCGAGAGGGCGCTTTAATCACGCTCGTGCACGAACAGGGAACCCTTCTGCACGAGGAATATCTTGAGGGCGGCGTTCGTATTGTGGCAAAGCTGCCGATCCGTATCGCACCACGTCTTGAGCGTTACCGAACGGAATAA
- the miaA gene encoding tRNA (adenosine(37)-N6)-dimethylallyltransferase MiaA, which yields MISPGASLSAVAIVGPTAVGKSDVADRLAARLSSEVLSCDAMQIYRGMDIGTAKMMPEECSAPLRLIDIVDPGVAYSAALYQSDARAHVERLLGEQRLPVFCGGTGLYLKAALDEMDFPSGELEDERRAGYQELAERIGEEALHALLAERDPESAAVIHPHNVRRVIRALEMHDDGVSYAQQKSKFSVPRERYHALWFGLTRSREVLYERINLRVDLMFEQGLVDEVRGLMDQGLGDALTSMQAIGYKEIIDALRGAITMDEARELIKMRSRRYAKRQLSWFKRDDRIVWFDMDEFTIDEVVDDIYHRVEAA from the coding sequence ATGATTTCTCCTGGTGCAAGCCTTTCTGCTGTAGCGATTGTCGGTCCGACAGCGGTCGGAAAAAGCGATGTTGCCGACCGCCTGGCCGCTCGTCTATCGTCCGAAGTGTTGTCGTGCGACGCGATGCAAATCTATCGCGGCATGGACATCGGTACGGCCAAAATGATGCCCGAGGAGTGCTCGGCACCTCTGCGCCTTATCGATATCGTGGATCCCGGCGTCGCGTATTCTGCTGCGCTCTACCAGTCGGACGCCCGAGCACATGTCGAGCGTTTGCTTGGCGAGCAGCGTCTTCCGGTCTTTTGCGGCGGTACGGGCTTGTATCTCAAGGCCGCTCTCGATGAAATGGATTTTCCTTCGGGAGAACTTGAGGACGAACGCCGCGCGGGATATCAGGAGCTTGCCGAGCGCATTGGCGAGGAAGCATTGCATGCCCTGCTTGCCGAGCGCGACCCTGAATCAGCTGCCGTGATTCATCCCCATAACGTGCGTCGTGTGATTCGTGCGCTCGAGATGCACGATGACGGCGTGTCATATGCCCAGCAGAAGTCGAAATTCAGTGTTCCGCGCGAGCGCTATCATGCCTTGTGGTTTGGTCTGACGCGTAGCCGTGAAGTGCTGTATGAGCGCATTAACCTACGTGTCGACCTTATGTTTGAGCAGGGACTGGTTGATGAGGTCCGTGGCCTTATGGACCAGGGCCTGGGCGATGCGCTCACGTCGATGCAGGCAATTGGTTACAAAGAGATTATTGATGCCTTGCGTGGCGCTATTACCATGGATGAGGCCCGTGAGCTTATCAAGATGCGCTCACGTCGCTATGCCAAGCGCCAGCTATCCTGGTTTAAGCGTGACGATCGCATCGTGTGGTTCGATATGGATGAGTTTACGATCGATGAGGTCGTTGATGATATTTACCATCGCGTCGAGGCTGCCTAA
- the miaB gene encoding tRNA (N6-isopentenyl adenosine(37)-C2)-methylthiotransferase MiaB, which produces MDQRSVRDILAGKTYFIRTFGCQMNQHDSERVSGLLDSYGCLMALDPEHADIVVFMTCCVREAADTRLYGQCNSCKSLPPSPSGKRVVAVGGCIAQRDGEGLLTNVDNVNVIFGTHSIAHVAELIAEAFLDGKRHIRTNEHEDTDAMSMPWHRETQYHAWVPIMTGCNNFCTYCIVPYVRGREKSRPFEEIVDEVTGLVRQGVREITLLGQNVNSYGRDLFGKPRFADLLRAVGDTGVERIFFTSSHPKDLLPETIDAMAETPAVMPQLHLAVQSGSTRILKEMNRRYTREDYLGLVDRIRNRMPDIALSTDIIVGFPGETEEDFEQTLSLAETVRYAQAYTFIYSKRAGTPAAEIYDPTPHEVILERFNRLVKVIETTAHEFNQGELHTVVPALIEGTSKKNDAVLLGKSPKNQTVHAPIPAGYSIDQLIGKIVDVDIDVAKTWYLSGSVVGEPR; this is translated from the coding sequence ATGGACCAGCGTTCCGTACGCGATATTCTTGCCGGTAAAACCTACTTTATCCGCACATTCGGCTGCCAGATGAATCAGCACGACTCCGAGCGCGTGAGTGGCTTGCTCGATTCGTATGGCTGTCTTATGGCGCTCGATCCGGAGCATGCCGATATTGTCGTGTTTATGACGTGCTGTGTTCGCGAGGCTGCCGATACGCGCCTGTACGGTCAGTGTAATTCCTGTAAGAGCCTTCCTCCTTCGCCTTCGGGAAAGCGTGTGGTCGCCGTGGGCGGCTGCATCGCCCAGCGCGATGGTGAGGGCTTGCTCACCAACGTCGATAACGTCAACGTGATTTTTGGTACCCATTCTATTGCTCACGTGGCCGAGCTTATCGCCGAGGCGTTTTTGGATGGCAAGCGCCATATCCGCACGAATGAGCATGAGGATACCGACGCCATGAGTATGCCGTGGCACCGCGAGACGCAATATCACGCTTGGGTGCCCATCATGACGGGCTGCAACAACTTCTGCACGTACTGCATCGTGCCGTACGTCCGTGGTCGTGAGAAGAGTCGTCCCTTCGAGGAGATTGTCGACGAGGTTACCGGGCTTGTGCGTCAGGGCGTGCGCGAGATTACGCTGCTGGGCCAAAACGTTAACTCCTACGGTCGCGATCTCTTTGGCAAGCCGCGTTTTGCCGATCTGCTGCGCGCTGTGGGCGATACGGGTGTCGAGCGTATCTTCTTTACCTCTTCGCATCCCAAAGATCTGCTGCCCGAGACCATCGATGCTATGGCCGAGACGCCTGCCGTCATGCCGCAGCTTCACTTGGCCGTTCAGTCGGGTTCCACGCGCATCCTTAAAGAGATGAATCGTCGGTACACGCGCGAGGATTATCTGGGCCTGGTCGATCGTATTCGTAACCGTATGCCCGATATTGCGCTTTCGACCGACATCATCGTGGGCTTCCCTGGTGAGACCGAGGAAGACTTTGAGCAGACGCTCTCGCTTGCCGAGACGGTGCGCTATGCCCAAGCCTACACGTTTATTTACTCCAAGCGCGCCGGTACCCCGGCCGCCGAGATTTATGATCCCACCCCGCATGAGGTTATCCTTGAGCGCTTTAACCGTCTGGTCAAGGTTATCGAGACGACGGCACACGAGTTTAACCAGGGCGAGCTTCACACTGTGGTGCCTGCGCTCATTGAGGGCACGAGCAAGAAGAACGACGCTGTCCTTCTGGGCAAGAGCCCTAAGAACCAGACGGTGCATGCGCCGATTCCTGCTGGCTATAGCATCGATCAGCTTATCGGCAAGATCGTCGATGTTGATATTGATGTCGCCAAGACGTGGTATCTGTCTGGCTCCGTCGTGGGCGAGCCTCGCTAA
- a CDS encoding stage V sporulation protein S, with protein sequence MDCLKVSSKSSPASVAGAIAGMVKDGVPVNIQCVGAGAVNQAIKAVAIARGFLIPTGFDVSCAPVFSDILINGESRTAIRLSIYVHQINRAAMDNVVMDDVKPVA encoded by the coding sequence ATGGATTGCCTGAAGGTATCAAGCAAATCATCGCCCGCGTCCGTTGCCGGCGCCATTGCCGGCATGGTCAAAGATGGCGTCCCCGTCAACATTCAGTGCGTCGGCGCCGGTGCCGTCAACCAGGCCATCAAGGCCGTTGCCATTGCGCGCGGCTTTCTGATTCCGACCGGCTTTGATGTCTCCTGCGCGCCGGTGTTCTCCGACATCCTCATTAACGGGGAGTCGCGCACGGCAATCCGTCTCTCTATCTACGTTCACCAGATTAATCGGGCTGCTATGGATAACGTCGTCATGGACGACGTTAAGCCTGTTGCGTAA
- a CDS encoding ATP-binding protein — translation MNDANELISFIASMSGEGNLRVEENLGEGYVRLRVSEAERRQAKHDIQHVEDIVIEMLRNARDAGADKVYLATTKEEGVRTLLFLDNGSGVPQDMQERIFDARVTSKLESMKMDRWGVHGRGMALFSIKQNTDEARVVTSGVDLGSAFKVCVATDRLGERADQSSWPQAVKDEDGRYVCARGPHNIIRAACEFALEELRCCDVYLGSSSEIAATLYAQASSRLDTSRLLFIDDECELPVIDRLGLASDAEDFIRICSGLGLEMSERTAHRILSGQIKPVRGVTARLLRERDSTSHTPAPVDLAKDRRGLRIAKDDMAQFSRAVERDFNDLAARYYLNLCGDPKIRVSRDRITVTFDLAKEE, via the coding sequence ATGAACGACGCGAACGAGCTCATCTCATTTATCGCGTCGATGTCGGGGGAGGGCAACCTTCGCGTCGAGGAAAACCTTGGCGAGGGGTATGTCCGCCTCCGCGTTTCGGAGGCCGAGCGCCGTCAAGCCAAGCATGACATTCAGCATGTAGAGGACATTGTCATCGAGATGCTGCGCAATGCTCGCGATGCCGGAGCCGATAAGGTCTATCTTGCCACGACCAAGGAGGAGGGTGTTCGCACCCTCCTCTTCCTGGATAACGGTTCGGGTGTGCCGCAGGATATGCAGGAGCGTATCTTCGATGCCCGTGTCACTTCCAAGCTCGAGAGCATGAAAATGGACCGTTGGGGTGTTCACGGTCGTGGTATGGCGCTGTTCTCTATCAAGCAGAACACGGATGAGGCACGCGTTGTTACATCGGGCGTCGATTTGGGCTCCGCGTTTAAGGTTTGCGTTGCCACCGATCGCTTGGGTGAGCGCGCCGACCAGTCGAGCTGGCCTCAGGCGGTTAAAGACGAAGACGGCCGCTATGTATGTGCTCGCGGCCCCCACAACATCATTCGCGCGGCCTGTGAGTTTGCCCTTGAGGAGCTGCGTTGCTGCGATGTGTATCTGGGCTCTTCGTCCGAGATCGCTGCGACCCTGTACGCTCAGGCTTCGAGCCGTCTCGATACGTCGCGCCTGCTCTTTATCGACGACGAGTGCGAGCTTCCGGTTATCGATCGTTTGGGCCTTGCCTCGGATGCCGAGGACTTTATCCGGATCTGCTCCGGGTTGGGTCTCGAGATGTCCGAGCGCACTGCCCACCGTATTCTGTCGGGACAGATTAAGCCCGTTCGCGGCGTGACCGCGCGCCTGCTGCGCGAGCGCGATTCCACCTCGCATACGCCGGCTCCCGTCGATCTTGCCAAGGACCGTCGAGGCCTTCGCATCGCCAAGGATGATATGGCGCAGTTTTCGCGTGCGGTCGAGCGTGACTTTAACGACCTCGCTGCCCGGTATTACCTCAATCTGTGCGGCGACCCTAAGATTCGCGTTTCGCGTGATCGCATCACGGTGACGTTCGATCTTGCCAAAGAGGAATAA
- the rny gene encoding ribonuclease Y, which yields MPIIAALVGIVLGAIAAIAYMRTAKQGGLHEADEKIQSAHAQAESLIGDAKRQAETLKKEALLEAKEEIIKNKQAAEAEDKQRKSEIRTLENRVMQREESLDRRNDALDKREHQLSSQAGQVEKRSRELEELCAKQTSELERIADLTREDAHKELLDKVRGEVTHEAATIIRESEQQVRAECHKTAQEILSLAIQRCAADHTAEVTVTSVHIPSDDLKGRIIGREGRNIRTFEQVSGVNLVIDDTPETVVLSSFDPVRRETARVALENLIADGRIHPARIEEMYHKAADLVQQRVREAGEQAAFDTGIHDLHPEIVKTLGALRYRTSFGQNVLQHSLEVSDLCGVMASELGLDVVTAKRAGLLHDLGKAIDHDVEGPHAVIGAELARRYGEKPVIVHAIEAHHADVDPNTVLDVLVQAADAVSASRPGARRESAENYIKRLEKLEEIANSHDGVERTYAMQAGREVHVMVQPDKISDAQSTVLAHDIAHQIEEEMEYPGQVRVVVIRESRAVDIAK from the coding sequence ATGCCTATCATTGCAGCGCTCGTTGGCATCGTTTTGGGTGCCATCGCCGCCATTGCCTACATGCGCACCGCCAAGCAGGGTGGTCTTCACGAGGCCGACGAAAAGATTCAGTCGGCACACGCGCAGGCAGAGTCCTTGATCGGTGATGCAAAGCGTCAGGCCGAGACCCTCAAAAAAGAGGCTCTGCTCGAGGCTAAGGAAGAGATCATCAAGAACAAGCAGGCCGCCGAGGCCGAGGACAAGCAGCGTAAGAGCGAGATTCGTACGCTCGAAAATCGCGTGATGCAGCGCGAGGAATCGCTTGATCGTCGCAACGATGCGCTCGATAAGCGCGAGCATCAGCTGTCCAGCCAGGCCGGTCAGGTCGAGAAGCGCTCTCGCGAGCTTGAGGAGCTCTGCGCCAAGCAGACCTCCGAGCTTGAGCGTATTGCCGACCTTACGCGCGAGGACGCTCACAAGGAGCTGCTCGACAAGGTCCGCGGCGAGGTTACCCACGAGGCGGCCACCATCATCCGCGAGTCCGAGCAGCAGGTCCGCGCCGAGTGCCACAAGACCGCTCAGGAGATTCTCTCCCTGGCGATTCAGCGTTGCGCCGCCGACCATACCGCCGAGGTCACCGTTACTTCAGTTCATATTCCCTCCGATGACCTCAAGGGTCGCATCATCGGTCGCGAGGGTCGCAACATCCGAACCTTTGAGCAGGTGTCCGGCGTTAACCTCGTGATTGACGACACCCCCGAGACCGTCGTACTCTCGAGCTTCGACCCGGTCCGTCGTGAGACTGCCCGCGTGGCGCTCGAGAACCTCATTGCCGACGGTCGTATTCACCCCGCCCGCATCGAGGAGATGTACCACAAGGCCGCCGACTTGGTTCAGCAGCGTGTGCGCGAGGCCGGCGAGCAGGCCGCCTTCGATACCGGTATCCACGACCTGCATCCCGAGATCGTCAAGACCCTGGGCGCTCTGCGCTACCGCACCTCGTTTGGTCAGAACGTGCTGCAGCATTCGCTTGAGGTCTCTGACCTGTGCGGCGTTATGGCCTCCGAGCTTGGTCTGGACGTTGTGACCGCCAAGCGTGCCGGTCTTCTGCACGACCTGGGCAAGGCCATCGACCACGACGTTGAGGGCCCGCATGCTGTCATTGGCGCCGAGCTTGCCCGCCGCTATGGTGAGAAGCCTGTCATCGTCCACGCGATCGAGGCCCATCATGCCGATGTCGACCCCAACACGGTGCTCGACGTTCTGGTCCAGGCCGCCGATGCTGTCTCCGCTTCTCGTCCCGGTGCCCGCCGCGAGTCGGCCGAGAACTACATCAAGCGCCTTGAGAAGCTCGAGGAGATTGCCAATTCTCACGACGGCGTTGAGCGTACCTATGCCATGCAGGCCGGTCGCGAGGTTCATGTCATGGTTCAGCCGGACAAGATCTCCGATGCCCAGTCCACGGTGCTTGCGCACGATATCGCCCATCAGATCGAGGAAGAGATGGAGTATCCCGGTCAGGTGCGCGTTGTCGTGATTCGCGAGAGCCGTGCCGTCGATATCGCTAAATAA
- a CDS encoding recombination regulator RecX, whose protein sequence is MSYTVTEATVVFPDKKAASSFSSGYASKKPCAHIDCDFEGGFERSIWIPVRVARLYVKNRPDLPCDWDDFREAVQLIERKCALTMVTEMLSRRDHATGEVRDKLARYGFRQPAIDFAVARATEYRFLDENRFCSYFIEERKRRGWGQRKIEVELKRRHVVLDDIPGYPEAYFAVDDDLARASALLAKRRVPEVRAFEKLVRFLMGKGFSYHIAADAVKARLDALSEECAV, encoded by the coding sequence ATGTCGTATACGGTGACCGAGGCCACGGTCGTCTTTCCCGATAAGAAAGCGGCCTCCTCGTTCTCGAGCGGTTATGCGTCTAAAAAGCCCTGCGCGCATATCGATTGCGATTTTGAGGGCGGTTTCGAACGTTCCATTTGGATTCCCGTGCGCGTGGCGCGCCTGTACGTTAAGAACCGCCCCGATCTTCCCTGTGATTGGGATGACTTTCGCGAGGCGGTGCAGCTTATCGAACGCAAATGTGCACTCACCATGGTGACCGAGATGCTTTCGCGCCGCGATCATGCCACGGGCGAGGTGCGCGATAAGTTGGCTCGCTATGGCTTTCGACAGCCCGCGATCGATTTTGCGGTTGCTCGAGCGACCGAGTATCGGTTTTTGGACGAGAACCGTTTTTGCTCGTACTTTATCGAAGAGCGCAAACGTCGCGGCTGGGGACAGCGCAAGATCGAGGTTGAGCTCAAGCGTCGTCATGTCGTGCTTGACGATATCCCCGGGTATCCCGAGGCATATTTTGCCGTGGATGACGACTTGGCCCGCGCTTCGGCCTTGCTCGCTAAACGTCGCGTCCCCGAGGTCCGTGCATTCGAAAAGCTCGTCAGGTTTTTGATGGGTAAAGGTTTCTCGTATCACATCGCCGCCGATGCCGTTAAGGCACGTCTCGATGCCTTAAGCGAGGAGTGTGCCGTGTAA